The proteins below come from a single Acidovorax sp. NCPPB 4044 genomic window:
- a CDS encoding PFL_4703 family integrating conjugative element protein, with protein sequence MSRFKNEVAHLQAHVATLRRAGAALFALALLMGLGWWNAPRHLTIHVPPDLRSGSTRKWWDVPPESVYAFTLYVFQQLNRWPTNGEEDYPRNLRALSAYLTPACQALLQQDYETRRNNGELRQRVRGLYEIPGRGYGEDPAARVRVLSERDWVVTLDVSADEYYGGEQVKRALVRYPLKVVRLDVDPERNPFGLALDCYSGAPQRISAPAPAPTPTTPAAPPAALPGATP encoded by the coding sequence ATGAGCCGCTTCAAGAACGAGGTCGCGCACCTGCAGGCCCACGTCGCGACGCTGCGGCGGGCCGGCGCGGCACTGTTCGCGCTCGCGCTGCTGATGGGCCTGGGCTGGTGGAACGCGCCGCGCCACCTCACCATCCACGTGCCGCCGGACCTGCGCTCGGGCAGCACGCGCAAGTGGTGGGACGTACCGCCCGAGAGCGTGTATGCCTTCACGCTCTACGTCTTCCAGCAGCTCAACCGCTGGCCGACCAATGGCGAGGAGGACTACCCCCGCAACCTGCGCGCCCTGTCCGCCTACCTGACGCCCGCCTGCCAGGCGCTGCTGCAGCAGGACTACGAGACGCGGCGCAACAACGGCGAGCTGCGCCAGCGCGTACGGGGCCTCTACGAGATCCCCGGCCGCGGCTACGGAGAAGACCCCGCGGCGCGCGTCAGGGTGCTGTCCGAGCGCGACTGGGTGGTCACCCTCGACGTGAGCGCCGACGAGTATTACGGCGGCGAGCAGGTCAAGCGCGCGCTCGTGCGGTATCCGCTCAAGGTCGTGCGCCTGGACGTCGATCCCGAGCGCAACCCTTTCGGCCTGGCACTCGACTGCTACAGCGGCGCGCCGCAGCGCATCTCCGCTCCCGCTCCGGCGCCCACACCCACCACCCCGGCCGCTCCGCCCGCGGCATTGCCTGGAGCCACGCCATGA
- a CDS encoding TIGR03750 family conjugal transfer protein yields the protein MAPQDSPRDGLVAFLPHRLNRQPVVVRGLTADELWVCAGASAAAGLLAGLPLAWVTRSIAMVPTMIVVGIAAGVFIGGGVLRRQKRGRPDTWLYRQLQWRLVLRRPHRTDRPAGHGLVTRTGYWTTRRTRSPARTPTRPPTRPAPRTRGRP from the coding sequence ATGGCGCCCCAGGACAGCCCGCGCGACGGCCTCGTCGCGTTCCTCCCGCACCGCCTCAACCGCCAGCCGGTGGTGGTGCGCGGCCTGACGGCCGACGAGCTCTGGGTCTGCGCCGGTGCTTCCGCCGCCGCCGGACTGCTCGCGGGCCTGCCGCTGGCATGGGTCACGCGCAGCATCGCGATGGTGCCCACCATGATCGTGGTGGGCATTGCCGCAGGCGTTTTCATCGGCGGCGGCGTCCTGCGCCGCCAGAAGCGCGGGCGTCCCGACACCTGGCTGTACCGCCAGCTGCAGTGGCGTCTGGTCCTGCGGCGCCCGCACCGGACCGACCGGCCCGCAGGCCATGGCCTGGTGACACGCACCGGATACTGGACGACACGCCGCACGCGCTCGCCCGCTCGCACGCCTACTCGCCCCCCCACTCGCCCTGCCCCCCGCACTCGGGGCCGCCCATGA
- a CDS encoding TIGR03745 family integrating conjugative element membrane protein: MNPHHCPRRGASRTARIAMATALPPVAIPAIASGLPTMEDPSRGAGKGILQTLQNYGYDIVLLVALLVVASMFVGVCYHAYTRYSEIHTGRATWGQFGLTVAVGAMLLVVGIWLLTKATAIL; this comes from the coding sequence ATGAACCCCCACCACTGCCCTCGCCGCGGTGCATCGCGCACCGCACGCATCGCGATGGCGACCGCCCTGCCGCCCGTCGCGATCCCCGCCATCGCATCCGGCCTGCCCACGATGGAAGATCCGTCCCGCGGCGCCGGCAAGGGCATCCTGCAGACGCTGCAGAACTATGGCTACGACATCGTCCTGCTCGTCGCGCTGCTGGTCGTCGCCTCGATGTTCGTGGGCGTCTGCTACCACGCCTACACACGCTATTCCGAGATCCACACGGGACGCGCGACCTGGGGCCAGTTCGGCCTGACGGTGGCCGTGGGCGCGATGCTGCTGGTGGTGGGCATCTGGCTGCTCACCAAGGCCACGGCGATCCTGTAG
- a CDS encoding TIGR03758 family integrating conjugative element protein — translation MTATAEQIAAFQANGGFTPSAVSTVVLSFVFAVLLLWGVWAMRSAYTGWAEQRLSQRQFAVVIVRFLALYLVLTFLLLS, via the coding sequence ATGACCGCGACAGCGGAACAGATTGCCGCGTTCCAGGCCAATGGCGGCTTCACGCCTTCTGCCGTCTCGACCGTCGTGCTGAGTTTCGTCTTCGCCGTTCTGCTGCTGTGGGGCGTGTGGGCCATGCGCTCCGCCTACACCGGCTGGGCCGAGCAACGCCTCTCCCAGCGCCAATTCGCCGTCGTAATCGTGCGCTTCCTCGCGCTGTACCTCGTGCTGACCTTTCTCCTGCTTTCTTGA
- a CDS encoding integrative conjugative element protein, RAQPRD family, whose protein sequence is MTSRATASRAAPVYLPLCGVLAVALLCGGAASAHADPALEREQLASAIRLLDQVDRIGRAPQATGAVQAARYHFDHARLRGDVERVRAGISNYLTPRRAQPRDPSSLAGSYTREAPAESTRSWPQRERSR, encoded by the coding sequence ATGACCTCGCGTGCCACGGCCAGCCGCGCCGCTCCCGTCTACCTTCCCCTGTGCGGCGTGCTGGCCGTGGCACTCCTCTGTGGCGGCGCTGCGTCCGCGCACGCCGATCCCGCGCTCGAACGCGAGCAACTGGCAAGCGCCATCCGCCTGCTCGATCAGGTAGACCGCATCGGCCGGGCACCGCAGGCCACGGGAGCTGTGCAAGCGGCCCGATACCACTTCGATCACGCCCGCCTGCGCGGCGATGTGGAGCGCGTGCGTGCAGGCATCTCCAATTACCTGACGCCCCGGCGCGCGCAGCCGCGCGACCCGTCGTCGCTGGCTGGCAGTTACACCCGTGAGGCGCCGGCCGAGAGCACCCGCTCTTGGCCGCAGCGGGAGCGATCGCGATGA
- a CDS encoding DUF4124 domain-containing protein, producing MMPSYSALAITAVCALGALGTFSAYAQVHRCTDASGKMAYSDLPCPANQAAKTLESQRSQGEVEANKVGSLRSAESTTPPPQGGGVRGAQPQRNEAPLAVAQSGARAAVSDSPACRAAQKELEFVTSIRTIGQDEKRMRANAAIAQVNASCGTNTPLMQEPPTVVAPQAVTITHCDTGFCYDTAGALYKRSGPSSIIGPTGRSCTLAKGAWDCQ from the coding sequence ATGATGCCTTCTTACTCGGCACTCGCCATCACCGCAGTGTGCGCGCTTGGTGCGTTGGGCACTTTTTCGGCGTATGCGCAGGTCCATCGGTGTACCGATGCCTCCGGCAAGATGGCCTATTCGGACTTGCCATGCCCGGCGAACCAGGCGGCAAAGACGTTGGAGAGTCAGCGCAGCCAGGGCGAGGTCGAAGCGAACAAAGTGGGTTCCCTACGCTCGGCCGAAAGCACCACGCCGCCTCCGCAAGGAGGGGGTGTGCGCGGTGCCCAGCCGCAGCGCAACGAGGCACCGTTGGCCGTGGCCCAAAGCGGTGCGCGCGCGGCGGTGTCCGACTCGCCCGCCTGTCGCGCCGCACAGAAGGAACTGGAATTCGTCACCAGCATCCGCACGATCGGCCAGGATGAAAAACGCATGCGTGCGAACGCGGCCATCGCCCAGGTCAACGCCAGCTGCGGCACGAATACCCCGTTGATGCAGGAGCCGCCTACGGTCGTCGCCCCGCAGGCCGTGACGATCACCCATTGCGACACCGGCTTCTGCTACGACACTGCGGGCGCCCTCTACAAGCGGTCCGGACCATCGAGCATCATCGGTCCCACGGGGCGATCCTGCACCCTGGCGAAGGGCGCCTGGGATTGCCAGTGA
- a CDS encoding TIGR03747 family integrating conjugative element membrane protein, protein MSDVAATAQRQQVRQQGLILGLVTLPFRCFGVLCGSLFLCIVVECIGMAVFWPAEGWRHAQAMLGHELDQLSDYFVRSALVQEPGRTAHQWVQHAYEWAFARSGLLEWIQDASRQAHAGASSPAWSLRQVLTTVSSHAEGYLIAAAYTVLVFLVRLLVLCLTLPLFALAAFVGMVDGLVRRDIRRFGAGRESGFLYHRARASLVPLAVLPWVTYLALPVSVHPVAILLPSAVMLGMAVDIAAGSFKKYL, encoded by the coding sequence ATGAGCGACGTCGCCGCGACCGCGCAACGCCAGCAGGTTCGGCAGCAGGGGCTGATCCTCGGTCTCGTCACCCTGCCGTTTCGCTGTTTCGGCGTGTTGTGCGGCTCGCTGTTCCTGTGCATCGTGGTGGAGTGCATCGGCATGGCCGTGTTCTGGCCAGCCGAGGGCTGGCGCCACGCGCAGGCGATGCTCGGCCACGAGTTGGACCAACTGTCGGACTATTTCGTGCGCAGCGCTCTGGTGCAGGAGCCGGGGCGCACGGCGCACCAATGGGTGCAGCACGCCTACGAATGGGCGTTCGCGCGCAGCGGGCTACTGGAGTGGATACAGGATGCGTCACGCCAGGCGCATGCGGGAGCGTCCAGCCCCGCGTGGAGCCTGCGGCAGGTGCTGACGACGGTGTCCTCGCACGCGGAGGGCTATCTGATCGCGGCGGCCTACACCGTGCTGGTGTTCCTGGTTCGGCTACTGGTGCTGTGCCTGACCCTACCGCTATTCGCGCTGGCCGCATTCGTAGGGATGGTGGACGGGCTGGTGCGCCGCGACATCCGGCGCTTCGGGGCGGGGCGCGAATCGGGGTTCCTCTATCACCGGGCGCGGGCCAGCCTGGTGCCGCTGGCGGTGCTGCCATGGGTTACCTACCTGGCCTTGCCGGTCAGCGTGCATCCGGTGGCGATCCTGTTGCCCAGCGCGGTGATGCTCGGGATGGCGGTGGATATTGCTGCCGGAAGTTTTAAGAAATACCTCTGA
- the traD gene encoding type IV conjugative transfer system coupling protein TraD, which yields MAQAHAVEVLLRPAVELYTVAVCAAAALACVAAPWALALNPQLGFASALGFAVFGGVRLRQAWVILRYRRNIRRLPRYVMTSRDVPVSQQRLFLGRGFRWDQRHTHRLMQTYRPEFRRYVEPTALYRLARRCEERLEFAPPPFARLARWSAWDHALNPVRPLPPVGGLPRLHGIEPQEVDVTLPLGERVGHTLVLGTTRVGKTRLAELFITQDIRRRATDGGHEVVIVFDPKGDADLLKRMYVEALRAGREGEFYVFHLGWPDISARYNAIGRFGRISEVATRIAGQLSGEGNSAAFREFAWRFVNIIARALVELGQRPDYLLIQRHVINIDALFMEYAAQFFAKTEPKAWEVIVQLEARLNDKNIPRNMIGREKRVIAIEQYLSQVRVYDPVLDGLRSAVRYDRTYFDKIVASLLPLLEKLTTGKIAQLLAPNYSDLSDPRPIFDWMQIIRKRAVVYVGLDALSDAEVAAAVGNSMFSDLVSVAGHLYKFGVDDGLPGASADTKIPINVHADEFNELMGDEFIPMVNKGGGAGIQVTAYTQTLSDIEARIGNRAKAGQVVGNFNNLIMLRVRETATAELLTRQLPKVEVFATSVTSGATDSSDPTGNTAFTSNTQDRIASTSVPLIEPAHVVALPKGQAFALMEGGNLWKVRMPLPAPDPDEVMPRDLQELAGHMRQHYVEAGAWWDGQGVPASQDAALPDDLLADFMPATGGSEDAGTATP from the coding sequence ATGGCCCAGGCGCACGCGGTGGAGGTGCTGCTGCGCCCCGCGGTGGAGCTATACACCGTCGCAGTATGCGCAGCGGCCGCACTGGCGTGCGTGGCGGCACCGTGGGCGTTGGCGCTCAACCCGCAGCTGGGATTCGCGAGCGCACTCGGCTTTGCGGTCTTCGGCGGGGTCAGGCTCCGGCAGGCGTGGGTGATCCTGCGCTACCGCCGCAATATCCGTCGCCTGCCCCGTTATGTCATGACCAGCCGCGATGTACCCGTCAGCCAGCAGCGGCTGTTCCTGGGGCGCGGCTTCCGTTGGGACCAGCGCCATACCCACCGGCTGATGCAGACCTACCGGCCCGAGTTTCGCCGGTACGTCGAGCCGACAGCGCTCTACCGGCTCGCGCGGCGCTGCGAAGAACGCCTGGAGTTCGCACCGCCGCCCTTCGCGCGGCTGGCGCGCTGGTCCGCCTGGGACCATGCCCTGAACCCGGTGCGGCCTTTGCCTCCGGTCGGCGGGCTGCCGCGCCTGCATGGCATCGAGCCGCAGGAGGTGGATGTCACCCTCCCCCTGGGCGAGCGGGTCGGACACACCCTGGTGCTCGGCACGACGCGCGTCGGCAAGACGCGCCTGGCCGAACTGTTCATCACGCAGGACATCCGCCGCCGCGCAACGGATGGCGGGCACGAGGTGGTGATCGTCTTCGACCCCAAGGGCGACGCGGACCTGCTCAAGCGCATGTACGTGGAGGCGCTCCGTGCCGGACGCGAGGGCGAGTTTTATGTATTCCACCTGGGGTGGCCGGACATCTCGGCTCGCTACAACGCCATCGGGCGTTTTGGGCGCATTTCCGAGGTGGCGACCCGCATCGCGGGACAGCTCTCGGGCGAAGGCAACAGCGCGGCCTTCCGCGAGTTTGCTTGGAGGTTCGTCAACATCATCGCGCGGGCGCTCGTGGAGTTGGGTCAGCGCCCGGACTACCTGCTGATCCAGCGCCACGTCATCAACATCGATGCGCTGTTCATGGAGTACGCGGCGCAGTTCTTCGCCAAGACCGAGCCCAAGGCCTGGGAGGTCATCGTCCAGCTCGAGGCCCGGCTCAACGACAAGAACATCCCGCGCAACATGATCGGGCGGGAAAAACGCGTCATCGCGATCGAGCAGTACCTCTCGCAGGTGCGGGTTTACGACCCCGTGCTCGACGGGCTGCGCAGCGCGGTGCGCTACGACCGAACGTATTTCGACAAGATCGTGGCAAGCCTGTTGCCGCTGCTGGAAAAACTCACCACGGGCAAGATCGCGCAGCTGCTGGCGCCGAACTATTCGGACCTGTCCGACCCGCGGCCGATCTTCGACTGGATGCAGATCATCCGCAAGCGGGCGGTGGTCTACGTGGGCCTGGACGCGCTGTCCGATGCCGAAGTCGCCGCCGCGGTGGGCAATTCGATGTTCTCCGACCTCGTGTCGGTCGCGGGGCACCTGTATAAATTCGGCGTGGACGATGGACTGCCGGGGGCATCCGCAGACACGAAGATCCCGATCAACGTGCATGCAGACGAGTTCAACGAGCTCATGGGCGACGAGTTCATTCCCATGGTGAACAAGGGAGGTGGCGCCGGCATCCAGGTGACGGCCTACACCCAGACACTCTCGGACATCGAGGCGCGCATCGGCAACCGCGCGAAGGCTGGCCAGGTGGTGGGCAATTTCAACAACCTCATCATGCTGCGCGTGCGCGAGACCGCCACGGCCGAACTGCTGACCCGGCAGTTGCCCAAGGTGGAGGTGTTCGCCACGTCGGTGACGAGTGGCGCCACCGACAGTTCCGATCCCACGGGTAACACCGCATTCACCTCCAATACCCAGGATCGCATCGCCAGCACGAGCGTGCCGCTGATCGAGCCTGCGCACGTGGTGGCGTTGCCGAAGGGCCAGGCTTTCGCGTTGATGGAGGGCGGTAACCTTTGGAAGGTCCGCATGCCCCTGCCCGCGCCCGATCCCGACGAGGTGATGCCCCGCGACCTACAGGAGTTGGCGGGCCACATGCGTCAGCACTACGTCGAGGCAGGTGCGTGGTGGGATGGACAAGGCGTGCCGGCATCGCAGGACGCGGCGTTGCCGGACGATCTGCTCGCAGACTTCATGCCGGCGACTGGCGGCAGTGAAGACGCTGGAACTGCAACGCCATGA
- a CDS encoding integrating conjugative element protein has product MNTLALRRPAAALVLAALCLPSAHLLAETVPHAAPQRHTLIVVEDRGGIPAQPYYDDLGLPPQRTEGGLPLSATPPPTQHGEAALLPVRSTRLSPGAVDARPLDAPGLTPFFLVGDDPRSRAWLRQRQDQLRGLRAAGLVVNVESQQGLDALRSLAPGLALFPASGDDLARRLGLRHYPALLTATRIEQ; this is encoded by the coding sequence ATGAACACACTTGCCCTTCGCCGCCCTGCCGCCGCGCTTGTGCTCGCCGCGCTCTGCCTGCCTTCCGCCCACTTGCTCGCGGAGACCGTTCCGCACGCCGCACCGCAGCGCCACACGCTGATCGTCGTCGAGGACCGCGGCGGCATTCCCGCGCAGCCGTACTACGACGACCTGGGCCTGCCGCCGCAGCGCACGGAGGGTGGCCTTCCGCTTTCGGCCACACCGCCGCCCACGCAACATGGGGAAGCGGCATTGCTGCCGGTGCGCTCCACGCGGCTCTCGCCCGGCGCTGTCGATGCCCGCCCGCTGGACGCGCCGGGCCTCACACCGTTCTTCCTCGTCGGCGACGATCCGCGCTCCCGCGCCTGGTTGCGGCAACGGCAGGACCAGTTGCGCGGCCTCCGTGCCGCCGGGCTCGTGGTGAACGTGGAGTCGCAGCAAGGGCTGGATGCGCTGCGCAGCCTCGCTCCCGGCCTGGCGCTCTTCCCGGCGTCCGGGGATGACCTCGCACGCCGCTTGGGCCTTCGTCACTATCCGGCCCTGCTGACGGCCACGCGCATCGAGCAGTGA
- a CDS encoding transglycosylase SLT domain-containing protein, with product MAAPVKPPRALRLPPVLAIAALAGICTADTAWGQETPPPAYQIAAAQAGVPSTVLYAIALQESGTRLRGRLIPWPWTLNVAGASQRHATRSDACLALRQALRNTPAQRIDVGLGQINAGYHARRAPQPCALLDPYRNLAIAAEILREQHTPGEDWLMAIGRYHRPAGGLPALRYRGRVQHHLVRVLGRPQAIATLNGHRDSRP from the coding sequence ATGGCAGCGCCAGTGAAGCCGCCGCGCGCCCTGCGGCTGCCACCCGTCCTGGCGATCGCAGCGCTCGCAGGCATCTGCACCGCCGACACGGCCTGGGGCCAGGAGACACCTCCCCCGGCCTACCAGATCGCTGCGGCGCAAGCCGGTGTGCCCTCTACCGTGCTGTACGCGATCGCATTGCAGGAAAGCGGCACACGGCTGCGCGGCCGGCTGATTCCCTGGCCCTGGACACTCAATGTGGCGGGGGCCTCGCAGCGCCATGCCACCCGGTCGGACGCCTGCCTCGCTCTGCGCCAGGCACTGCGGAACACGCCCGCGCAGCGCATCGACGTCGGCCTGGGACAGATCAACGCCGGCTACCACGCGCGCCGGGCACCCCAACCCTGCGCGCTGCTGGACCCCTACCGGAATCTGGCCATCGCCGCGGAGATCCTGCGCGAGCAGCACACGCCCGGAGAGGACTGGCTCATGGCGATCGGTCGCTATCACCGCCCTGCCGGCGGCCTGCCGGCACTGCGCTACCGCGGAAGGGTACAACACCACCTCGTGCGCGTGCTGGGCCGCCCGCAGGCCATCGCCACATTGAACGGACATCGGGATTCCCGGCCATGA
- a CDS encoding TIGR03759 family integrating conjugative element protein — translation MREPCPPRFALLLAGSVCALGASLAVHAQALQGASRFVPTEVQTAADKRGDEARAREWNLRAEDWSRYRTLMQGPLGIYSPHLDPLTALGIEARSDEERRRFAELQVQAEARRVQKTLDYQRAYDAAWQRLHPDLQRVALPSNQAGGDVSGAGTGAAEPGRLAVFVKEACAACDQRVQQLQSAGTAMDVYVVGSRGDDERIRRWARQAAIDPAKVQAKAITLNHDGGRWLSLGVPGELPAVVREVGGQWQRQ, via the coding sequence ATGCGAGAGCCCTGCCCTCCCCGTTTTGCCCTGTTGCTGGCCGGATCGGTATGCGCGCTGGGTGCCAGCCTAGCCGTCCATGCCCAGGCACTCCAAGGTGCGAGCCGCTTCGTCCCAACCGAAGTACAAACAGCCGCGGACAAGCGGGGCGACGAGGCCCGCGCCCGCGAGTGGAACCTGCGCGCCGAGGACTGGTCGCGCTACCGAACGCTCATGCAGGGACCGCTCGGCATCTATTCGCCCCACCTCGACCCGTTGACCGCGCTCGGCATCGAGGCGCGCAGCGACGAGGAACGTCGCCGTTTCGCGGAGTTGCAGGTGCAGGCCGAGGCGCGGCGGGTCCAGAAGACCCTCGACTATCAACGCGCCTACGACGCCGCATGGCAGCGGCTGCATCCGGATCTGCAGCGCGTGGCCCTGCCGAGCAACCAGGCGGGCGGCGATGTAAGCGGCGCTGGCACCGGTGCAGCAGAGCCTGGGCGGCTCGCGGTGTTCGTGAAGGAAGCTTGCGCAGCCTGCGATCAGCGGGTGCAGCAACTCCAGTCGGCCGGCACCGCCATGGATGTGTACGTGGTCGGCAGCCGCGGCGACGACGAACGCATCCGGCGGTGGGCGCGTCAGGCGGCCATCGATCCCGCGAAAGTGCAGGCCAAAGCCATCACGCTCAACCACGACGGTGGACGCTGGCTGTCGCTGGGCGTGCCCGGCGAGCTTCCCGCGGTGGTACGCGAGGTCGGCGGCCAATGGCAGCGCCAGTGA
- the pilL2 gene encoding PFGI-1 class ICE element type IV pilus protein PilL2, with amino-acid sequence MQPPTLPEPRSPAPAAIFFALALLSGCASSPPGRDPVAPTASPSPETSVATLVPAVPVTRQGRYTLVEIEPMAGQRDLLMQIVDITLPVSDRATVGDGLQYLLRHSGYRLCAPSGDSAMLYALPLPAAHVHLGPTTLLSALLAMSGNAWLLDVDHTQREVCFRRAEAVSADTATPGTDETDGRIAPIEAAPAHSHSEQLP; translated from the coding sequence ATGCAGCCTCCTACCCTGCCCGAACCTCGCAGCCCTGCGCCTGCCGCCATCTTCTTCGCACTGGCTCTCCTGAGTGGTTGTGCCAGTTCGCCGCCAGGCAGGGATCCGGTGGCGCCCACCGCCTCGCCCTCGCCAGAGACCAGCGTCGCCACCTTGGTTCCAGCAGTCCCCGTTACCCGGCAAGGACGCTACACGCTCGTGGAGATCGAGCCCATGGCCGGACAGCGCGATCTGCTGATGCAGATAGTCGACATTACGCTTCCCGTTTCGGATCGCGCCACGGTAGGAGACGGGCTGCAGTACCTGTTGCGGCACTCGGGCTACCGCCTCTGCGCGCCCAGCGGCGACAGCGCCATGCTGTATGCATTGCCCCTGCCGGCGGCTCACGTACACCTTGGGCCGACCACGCTGCTCTCGGCCCTCCTCGCGATGTCCGGCAACGCATGGCTTCTCGACGTGGACCACACCCAACGGGAGGTGTGCTTTCGCCGCGCGGAGGCGGTCAGCGCCGACACCGCAACGCCAGGCACCGACGAGACCGATGGGCGGATTGCGCCGATCGAGGCTGCGCCCGCCCATTCGCACTCGGAGCAATTGCCATGA
- a CDS encoding GIY-YIG nuclease family protein, with protein MPVYFVGENEVPCETIKIGVAKCIDRRIRDLQTGNFRKLNLLGWINAGDDDFPLEKRLHKRFQADCLKREWFAIEPADVLEVLKEAGIHGFVAKNADAFQIVGYDRDAMPEYLGVWPWGDMEIEECCPFCGCLCGMDFQEASQMYHCRQCYELTDFSELDPRDEEDDMERD; from the coding sequence ATGCCGGTGTATTTCGTTGGAGAGAACGAAGTTCCTTGCGAAACGATAAAGATCGGGGTCGCCAAATGCATCGACAGGCGAATCAGAGATCTTCAGACCGGGAATTTTCGGAAGCTGAACCTGCTTGGCTGGATCAACGCGGGCGACGACGATTTCCCGCTGGAGAAGCGTCTCCATAAAAGATTTCAAGCTGATTGTTTGAAGCGCGAATGGTTCGCCATCGAGCCGGCGGACGTTCTTGAGGTATTGAAGGAAGCTGGCATACACGGCTTCGTTGCCAAAAATGCGGATGCGTTTCAGATCGTCGGCTACGACCGTGACGCCATGCCCGAGTATCTGGGCGTCTGGCCTTGGGGAGATATGGAGATCGAGGAGTGTTGTCCATTCTGCGGCTGCCTGTGCGGGATGGACTTCCAGGAAGCGTCGCAGATGTACCACTGTCGGCAGTGCTACGAGCTGACCGATTTTTCCGAGCTCGATCCACGCGATGAAGAGGACGATATGGAGCGCGACTGA